ttctgcgttttttttttttttcagcgctgcaCACGGTGCACAGTGACTGCCTGCACGGTGCAGAACAGTGGCAGGACACTGGTGCACGAgcgtttttaatttttctttattaGTATAAATGTgcgtccccccctccccctcttccccAAATGCTTTCTCGCTTCGCTGTCTTCATTTTCGCCGGTCAGTTGCCATGGCCGGCACCCATCTATTTCTCAATTTTGAATTATCTTTGTTTTTATAAAACAACTACATTACCGGGCGCCACTGAGGCGATAAGAAGAAACATTCTAGGCAATACAGTAGAACCTACAACGGTAGAAACAAACATTTAGGGTAGCACGAGCCGCGCAGTCGCTTGAGAGGTTGGCCACAGCCAAGACGAGCCATCTAGGTTCGAAGCATCGTCGGCATCGTTGCAAAAATGGAGTGTTTTGCACGTTGCGTGCTGAGGACTGCTGCCAAAACTTTGCCACTTCTTCGAGTGCACGCTGTGCCTAGGGTTGCTCAAGTATGTGGGTATAAACGATCAGTTCCAGCTGTGCTGAAAGAGATGAAAACTCGTCGAAAGATAGCAGGCCCAGAGCCGCTACGGCACCGTTCCGTCAAGTTGGAGTGGAACTACGACGCCGAAATCTACGCATTTGCTAGGCGCCTCGGCGAGAGCTGGTCCGATATCACACTGCGCCAAGCATTCGTGGAAGAATCCTACGTGGACCGCGAGAAGAAACAGCGAGAAGATTTGGGGATGCGTTCGGAGAGCGACGATTTCAGTGCCGACATAGGCCTAACGGCTAACACGCAGCTATCGGCTGCTGGCAGGGATCTCACTAGCAGCTACGTGCAAGATTACCTTACGCACGCGTTTCCCGACCTTCCTTCGGATGGCGTCGAAGCAGTAAAACGGTATTTGTTGTCGGACGCTACACTCTCGCAGGTTTCTAGCAGTATCGGTACTTCGGACTTGATCATGTGTGCAGACTTCCCCCCCGTGGAAAAAACGCTAGCCAACGTACTCTTGGCTCTAATTGGTGGGCTGCTAAAAGACTCGGGCCTGGAGCGAGCTCAACTGTTTGTGCGAGACTTTGTGCTGACACAGCTTTTGGACAAGGACTTGTGCGATTTGTGGGAAATACCGGATCCTCACGAGAGGCTGGCCACCGTGCTTCACGACGCTGGTAGGCCGCCAGTAGAGCCGCGTTTGCTGTGGGAGTCCGGAAGGAATACCCTGGAAGCAAGTTTTTGTGTCGGCCTGTACTCGGACAGACAGTTGCTTGGTTACAGCGTTGGTGAAACGGTGTCCATCGCCCAGGAAATGGCGGCGCGTGAAGCGCTCCGCCGTTTTTTCGGACTGTCGCTAAACAGCAACCCTTTGGTGCTGGGTAAAATATCGAAATCGCTACCTGGCGATGCCACACAGCAAAGCTGCTCAACGGCAGCAGCGCCATGATGCAATAGCGTTAAAGCTGCTTATAAATGTACATATCACATATCTCTTTGTAAAATGAAGCTTAGCATTGTTCTGTTACAATAGTTGGTAAAATAAATGTTAGAGAAATATTTCATTTGCTCTTAGTGGCTGTCCAGATTATGCTACAATTATCTTGTACAACATGCATATGAAACAGTTGTTACAAAACAGTCTCTAAGCAGTCTGAATGGCACAGCTGCTGCATAGTATCCAGAGGTCAGCAAGTGTAGTGGTGCTTCAGAAATGCTGAAGCGCCTACATGTTGAAACACTTGCACTACACAGTGCGCAACCAGCCCTACCTACCTCCCAGTTCCTGCCAGTGCAGTCTATTCTATTCGTATTCATGTAAGCTGTGTTCTGTACTGTAAAGCCACTTATTGTGCAGCCTTGTAACTATGTAGCAAAGATCTTACCTGTAGCCTTGCAGGTTTTAGAAAGTGAAAAATGCACTGCACAGCTCATGCACCAAGTGGCCCCTGGTACATTTAAAAGGTTCTGGGATGTACTATTATGATCAGGAACATGGGGGTGCGTGCccgatagcctcgaaccctactTGTAGCGATACATGACGGCCGTTTTCAGAAACAAAGTGGAAGGGGCGGTGCGTTACACCATTTTTCAGAAGCTAGCAACGCAACAGAACCCTT
The Amblyomma americanum isolate KBUSLIRL-KWMA chromosome 3, ASM5285725v1, whole genome shotgun sequence genome window above contains:
- the mRpL44 gene encoding mitochondrial ribosomal protein L44, producing MECFARCVLRTAAKTLPLLRVHAVPRVAQVCGYKRSVPAVLKEMKTRRKIAGPEPLRHRSVKLEWNYDAEIYAFARRLGESWSDITLRQAFVEESYVDREKKQREDLGMRSESDDFSADIGLTANTQLSAAGRDLTSSYVQDYLTHAFPDLPSDGVEAVKRYLLSDATLSQVSSSIGTSDLIMCADFPPVEKTLANVLLALIGGLLKDSGLERAQLFVRDFVLTQLLDKDLCDLWEIPDPHERLATVLHDAGRPPVEPRLLWESGRNTLEASFCVGLYSDRQLLGYSVGETVSIAQEMAAREALRRFFGLSLNSNPLVLGKISKSLPGDATQQSCSTAAAP